A portion of the Punica granatum isolate Tunisia-2019 chromosome 7, ASM765513v2, whole genome shotgun sequence genome contains these proteins:
- the LOC116214934 gene encoding serine protease SPPA, chloroplastic has protein sequence MSKVLHCSHMTSTPQLTKSLSSIILSKPHLRHFHSSPLCIKSHFFCSSPIPITPLIPHSPDISTTFPRTFSARAFDDSSPPNETLQEGEKKDPNAEGKPGHAEEYPSGELEYKEFGALKKLGVKLRMLVALPWNRVRKGSVLTMKLRGQISDQLKSRFSSGLSLPQICDNFTKAAYDPRISGIYLHIESLSCGWGKVEEIRRHLLNFKKSGKFIVGYLPTCQEKEYYLACACQEIYAPPSAYFSLYGLTVQASFLGGVLENVGVEPQIQRIGKYKSAGDQLMRKTMSEENCEMLTAILDNIYGNWLDKVSSTLGKKREEVENFINEGVFQVDRLKEEGYITNICYDDEVMSMLKEKLGVQKDKKLPMVDYKKYSRVGKWTVGLSGGKDLVAVIRASGSISRVKGPLSTPSSGVIGEQIIEKIRSVRESGKYKAAIIRIDSPGGDALASDLMWREIRLLASSKPVVASMADVAASGGYYMAMAAGAIVAEDLTLTGSIGVVTGKFNLGNLYQRIGFNKEIISRGRYAELLAAEQRPFRPDEAELFAKSAQHAYRQFRDKAAFSRSMPVDKMEEVAQGRVWTGKDAASRGLVDAIGGFSHAIAIAKQKANIPQDRQVTLVELSRPSPTLPEILSGIGNSVVGVDRTLKELMQELTFSEGVQARMDGIMFQRLEGFSYGNPILTLIQDYLSSL, from the exons atgTCAAAGGTTCTGCACTGTTCCCACATGACCTCGACGCCCCAACTCACCAAGTCTCTCTCTTCCATCATCCTCTCGAAGCCTCACCTTCGCCACTTCCACTCCTCCCCTCTGTGCATCAAGTCCCACTTCTTCTGTTCTTCTCCCATTCCAATCACTCCTCTCATCCCCCACTCGCCGGACATCTCCACAACCTTCCCGAGGACATTCTCAGCTCGTGCATTCGATGACTCCTCCCCTCCGAACGAAACCCTCCAGGAGGGCGAGAAGAAGGACCCTAATGCGGAGGGTAAACCCGGGCATGCCGAGGAGTACCCGAGCGGCGAGCTCGAGTATAAGGAGTTCGGGGCGCTGAAGAAGCTCGGGGTGAAGCTCAGGATGCTCGTCGCGCTCCCGTGGAACCGGGTCCGCAAAGGCAGCGTCTTGACCATGAAATTGCGTGGGCAG ATATCTGATCAGCTAAAGAGCCGTTTCTCTTCAGGGCTCTCCCTTCCTCAAATTTGCGATAATTTCACGAAAGCAGCCTATGATCCTCGAATCTCGGGTATCTATCTCCACATTGAGTCATTGAGCTGTGGATGGGGAAAAGTTGAAGAGATTAGGCGCCATCTATTAAACTTCAAGAAATCAG GTAAGTTCATTGTGGGATATCTTCCCACATGTCAGGAGAAAGAGTATTATCTTGCTTGCGCTTGCCAAGAGATCTATGCCCCTCCAAGTGCATATTTTTCCCTCTATGGTCTGACGGTTCAAGCCTCTTTTCTTGGAG GTGTGTTGGAGAATGTGGGAGTTGAACCACAAATACAAAGGATTGGTAAATATAAAAGTGCAGGGGACCAACTCATGCGGAAAACGATGTCTGAAGAGAATTGTGAAATGTTGACTGCAATCCTTGATAACATATATGGGAATTGGCTGGATAAAGTCTCTTCAACACTAG GGAAGAAACGGGAAGAGGTTGAGAACTTCATCAACGAAGGAGTTTTCCAAGTGGACAGGCTGAAAGAAGAGGGCTATATAACTAACATATGCTATGATGACGAG GTCATGTCCatgctaaaagaaaaacttggTGTTCAGAAAGATAAGAAGCTTCCTATGGTTGATTACAA GAAATACTCTAGAGTGGGTAAATGGACTGTTGGTTTATCCGGTGGCAAGGATCTAGTTGCTGTAATCAGAGCCTCTGGGAGTATAAGTCGTGTAAAGGGTCCATTGAGCACTCCCAGTTCGGGTGTCATTGGGGAGCAAATCATTGAGAAGATACGAAGTGTGAGAG AATCGGGAAAATACAAAGCTGCTATTATTCGAATCGATAGTCCTGGAGGAGATGCTCTAGCTTCTGATTT AATGTGGAGAGAGATCAGGCTATTGGCATCATCGAAACCAGTTGTTGCATCAATGGCTGATGTAGCAGCAAGTGGAGGATACTACATGGCAATGGCAGCAGGAGCAATTGTTGCAGAAGATCTCACACTCACTGGTTCCATTGGGGTTGTTACAG GAAAGTTTAACCTGGGGAATCTTTATCAAAGAATTGGATTCAATAAGGAGATCATATCAAGAGGAAGATATGCTGAGCTTCTCGCAGCTGAGCAACGACCTTTCAG ACCAGATGAAGCAGAACTCTTTGCCAAGTCAGCACAGCATGCGTATAGGCAATTTCGTGATAAGGCGGCATTTTCTAGATCGATGCCT GTTGATAAGATGGAAGAGGTTGCACAAGGGAGAGTTTGGACCGGTAAAGATGCAGCTTCCAGAGGTTTGGTCGATGCAATCGGCGGGTTTTCTCACGCTATTGCAATAGCAAAGCAAAAGGCTAATATACCTCAAGACAGACAG GTAACGCTTGTAGAGCTCTCAAGGCCGTCCCCGACACTCCCTGAGATTTTGAGCGGCATCGGGAATTCTGTTGTTGGAGTGGACCGAACATTGAAAGAATTGATGCAGGAGCTGACTTTCTCAGAAGGTGTTCAAGCTCGGATGGATGGGATAATGTTTCAGAGACTAGAGGGATTCTCTTATGGGAATCCGATATTAACTCTAATACAGGATTATCTCAGTTCTCTCTGA
- the LOC116214990 gene encoding rRNA biogenesis protein rrp36, whose amino-acid sequence MFSYLSLSSLSTYNHINMESAQENEDCHSSESGWTMYIGSPAHDDDDDDDDGNTSKSIDEEDEEDEGDDEDGSGNNKNKNGHQEDEETDDSMASDASSGPSYYRELNVPRGGECSSRHKKASQVQEEVSKRSRGDERRRPAKEEADRSETGSKVRKNWKFQMGKRK is encoded by the coding sequence ATGTTCAGCTACCTAagcctctcttctctctctacaTACAATCATATAAACATGGAGTCTGCTCAAGAAAATGAAGATTGCCACAGTAGTGAGTCCGGGTGGACAATGTACATCGGGTCACCCGCGCATGACgatgacgacgacgacgacgatggGAATACTAGCAAGTCGATCgacgaagaagatgaagaagatgaaggcGATGATGAAGACGGTAGTGGCAACAATAAGAACAAGAATGGTCATCAGGAAGACGAAGAGACCGATGATTCCATGGCTTCCGACGCGTCCTCGGGTCCAAGCTATTACCGGGAACTGAATGTGCCGAGGGGTGGTGAGTGTAGCTCCAGACACAAGAAGGCCTCCCAGGTCCAGGAGGAGGTTTCTAAGAGGAGTAGAGGCGACGAAAGGAGGAGACCAGCGAAGGAGGAAGCCGATCGGAGCGAGACGGGTAGCAAGGTGAGGAAGAACTGGAAGTTTCAGATGGGCAAGAGGAAGTAG